One window from the genome of Elaeis guineensis isolate ETL-2024a chromosome 5, EG11, whole genome shotgun sequence encodes:
- the LOC105045991 gene encoding WRKY DNA-binding transcription factor 70, with protein MVGRGKSVSIGSLEQENSSLMDPKTATRVLIKGKESAIKLQSLLQESSPSEDHGKNSMIGFFIEEILGSFDGALATLDSVGAPETHLDQASTPCSDEQGRDDSSKKRKVASVRRNGYRRRAHPYSCRRVSSKTMDDGYTWRKYGQKDIFSSKHPRSYFRCTHKYDQNCQATRQVQRSEDDFSTYVITYMGEHTCSDPTKPPHLHPPSHQRPTFIISFGSETAADTQQEPLSNSLHSSILKQESDEEVLSDPSPGSSASEFFMLPDLDIFEQSAPMAQYMQTALDRCDVMSDVHSPNSCLDMEFGIHFDVDDVFSLDQDRLFQD; from the exons ATGGTGGGAAGAGGAAAGAGTGTTAGTATAGGATCCTTGGAGCAAGAGAATTCTTCCTTGATGGATCCAAAGACGGCGACCCGAGTGCTGATCAAAGGGAAAGAATCGGCGATCAAGCTGCAGAGTCTGCTGCAGGAGTCTTCCCCGTCGGAGGATCATGGAAAGAATTCGATGATCGGGTTCTTCATTGAAGAAATTTTGGGCTCCTTCGATGGAGCACTCGCTACTTTGGACTCTGTTGGGGCACCAGAGACCCATTTGGATCAGGCGAGTACTCCTTGCTCTGATGAGCAAGGAAGAGATGATTCCAGTAAGAAAAGGAAGGTTGCATCTGTTCGAAGAAATGGTTATAGGAGAAG GGCTCATCCGTATTCGTGCAGAAGGGTCTCATCGAAGACGATGGATGATGGTTATACGTGGAGAAAGTATGGACAGAAAGATATCTTTAGTTCTAAGCATCCAAG GAGCTACTTTAGATGCACTCACAAATATGACCAAAACTGTCAAGCCACAAGACAAGTCCAGAGATCAGAGGATGATTTCTCCACGTATGTGATTACTTACATGGGAGAGCACACATGCAGTGATCCAACCAAGCCCCCTCATCTGCATCCACCCTCCCATCAGAGACCAACCTTTATCATTAGCTTTGGATCGGAAACTGCTGCAGATACTCAACAAGAGCCCCTCTCAAACTCTCTCCACTCCTCAATACTAAAGCAAGAGAGTGATGAGGAGGTGCTAAGTGACCCCAGTCCAGGAAGCTCGGCTTCAGAATTTTTCATGTTGCCAGACCTCGACATATTTGAACAGTCTGCACCCATGGCACAATACATGCAAACCGCATTGGATCGATGTGATGTTATGTCCGATGTGCATTCTCCTAATAGTTGTTTAGACATGGAATTCGGGATCCACTTCGATGTTGATGATGTGTTTAGTCTTGATCAAGACAGGCTTTTCCAGGATTAA